ATCGCAGCGTTGCCTTCGCAACGACAGCGAAGAAAAATCCAAAGGGAGGAATGAAATGCGCATCTCGCGGCGCGAGCTTAGTCTTTTTCTTGGGTCTGCCATCGGCGGCGCTGCAGCAGGCCTCCATGTCCTGCCGTCCTTTGCCGCTGAAGACTATCCGGCGCGCCCGGTGGCCATCGTCGTGTCGTTTGCGCCTGGGGGCATGACGGATACGGTCGCCCGACTTCTCGGCACCGATCTGGCTAAGGCGCTCGGGCAGCCGTTCGTGGTCGAGAACCGGGCCGGAGCGGCAGGCCAGGTCGGGACCGAATATGTCGCGCGCAAGCCCCCGGACGGCTACACGCTTCTCGTGAGCGCCACGGGCCATGTCATCGGCCCGGCCGTTCAGAAGGTGAACTACGACCCAGTATCGGACTTCGCGGTCCTCGCGATCCTCGCGCGGGCTCCCAACCTGTTGCTGGTCCACAAGTCCGTCCCCGTCAGCACCGTCCCGGAATTCCTGGCTTGGATGAAAGCCGAGGGAGAGGTCCCCTATGCGTCGGCGGGCGCGGGCGGATCGACCCATCTCGCGGGTGAACTACTGCGCACCATGTCCGGCGGCGGGCTCGTGCATGTGCCCTATAAGGGCGCGGCGCCCGCCATCAACGACTTGGCGGCAGGTCATGTGAAGATGGCGTTCCAAGACTCCATGAGCGTGGCCGCCTTCATCGCCAGCGGCGACGTGAAGCCCATCGCTGTGACGACCCTCGATCGCAGCCCGCTCTTTCCGGATCTGCCGACGCTGAACGAATCCGGCTTCCCGGGCTTCGATCTCTACACATGGCTGGGCTTTTACGCGCCGAAGGGCACGCCTTCCGACATCGTGCAACTCCTCAATCGCGAGGCGAACCGGATCACGCACCAGCCTTCCACACTGGAATGGTTGCACAAGATGAACTGCGAGCCCGCGCCCGCCTTCGACCCGCAGGAGGCGGCGGCCTTCGTCGCCGACGAAGTCAAGAAGTGGGCGGGCGTCGTGAAGACCAGTGGCGTCAAGGTGCAGTGAGCCACATGGCAGAGCAGAGAGACACCAGCGACGCCGCGCCGCCCCTGTGCGCCAGCGCGGCGGACAAGACTTATCTCGCGCATCTCGCCACCGGCGCATTCCATATCCAGCGGTGCGACGACTGCGGCAAGGGCGTGTTCTATCCCCGCGCCATCTGCCCCCATTGCGGCGGGCAGAGCTTGTCCTGGTTCCGGCCAAGCGGCGCCGGAACGGTTTATTCGACCACCACGGTGCGGGGGCGGGACAGGATGTACAACGTCTGTCTCGTCGATCTCGACGAGGGTCCCCGCCTCATGAGCCGCGTCGTGGGAATGGACAGCCTCGACGTGAAGATCGGACTGCGCGTGACAGCGAAAGTGATCGAGACCGACGACGGCACTCCCCTCCTCGTGTTCGAAAGGATGCCCACATGAGCGCGGCGTCTCGGCGGGGAGCCATCGCCATCCTCGGCGTCGGGCAGGCCGGCTGCGGCGACGCAGGCGGGCGCTCCGAGCAGGAAATCGTCGCCGATGCGGCCGCGCAGGCCATCCGCAGCAGCGGCCTCGCCAAGAGCGACATCGATGGCATCATGACCGCGAGCCTCACCTCGCCGTGGTGGGTCATGCGAATGGCGGAGTATCTCGGCATCCGCCCCAAATTTTCCGACAACACGATGCACGGCGGCTCGTCCTTCATCGCCCATCTGCATATGGCAGCCTTGGCGCTCGAGGCGCGCGAGTGCAACGCCATTCTCGTTTGCTATGGAGCGACCCCGCGCAGCGCGCCGAGCAGCAGCCGGGTCAACGCCATGCGGGCCGAGCTCGACCCTCAGCTCTACGAGCACCCCTACAAACCCTTCAATCCGGTGAGCAGCTACGCCCTCGCCGCGGCCCGCCACATGCACCAGTACGGCACGACGCGCGAGCAATTGGCCGATGTGGCGGTAGCGGCCCGCAAATGGGCGCAGCTCAACCCCGAGGCCTTTGCGCGCGGCCCCCTCACGGTGGAGGACGTGCTCGCCGCTCCCATGATTTCCGATCCGCTGACGGTGCGGGACTGCTGCCTCGTCACCGACGGGGCCGGCGCCTATGTGGTGATGCGCTCTGAGGATGCGAGGGTCATCCACCCCAAGCCCATCTATGTCCTCGGCACGGGAGTGGCCCACTGGCACAGGCAGATCTCCTCCATGGAGGACCTGACCGTGACCCCGGCAGCGCAGAGCGGGCCGACGGCGTTCGCCCGAGCGGGGCTCAAACCGTCGGACATCGACATCGTCGAGCTCTATGATGCCTTCACCATCAATCCCATCCTGTTCCTCGAGGATCTCGGCTTCTGCCGGAAAGGGGAAGGCGGCGCCTTCGTTTCCGGCGGGCGCCTCGCGCCGGGCGGGGATCTGCCGGTGAACACGAACGGCGGCGGTCTCTCCTTCACCCACCCCGGCATGTACAGCATTTTCCTCGTGGTCGAGGCGGTGCGCCAGTTGCGCCAGGAGGCCGGCGCCCGGCAGGTGGCCAAGGCGGACACCGCCCTCGTCCACGGCAATGGCGGGGTGCTTTCAGCCCAGGCGACCGCCATCCTGGCGAGCAGCCTGTGATGCCGCTCCCATCCAGCAAATCTCCCATTTGAAGAGCGCGTGAGACATGGTGGACAAATTCTGCGCGTCGCTTGACGCGGCGGTTGCCGACATCCCGGACGGAGCGACACTGCTCGTGAGCGGCTTCGGCACCGCCGGCCAGCCCATCGACCTTCTGGAAGCCGTCGCCCGCCAGGGAGCGCGCGACCTGACCGTGGTCTGCAACAACAGCGGCTCCGGCGAGAATGGCCTTGCTTTGCTGATCAAGCTCGGCCGCGTGCGCAAGCTCGTCGCGTCCTATCCCCGCGGGCCGGAGAGCCAGGTGTTCGAGGACATGTTCCGCAAGGGTGAGATCGCGTTCGAGTGCGTGCCCCAGGGCACTCTCGCTGAGCGGCTGCGCGCGGCGGGTGCCGGCCTCGGCGGTTTCCTGACGCCCACCTCGTACGGCACTGCCTTGGCCGATGGGAAGGAGACCCGCGTCATTGACGGCAAGGGGTATGTCTTCGAGTTGCCGCTCAAGGGCGATTTTGCCCTGGTCCGTGCGGACACCGCCGATCCTTGGGGCAACCTGATCTTTCGCAAGACTGGGCGAAACTTCGGTCCTCTCATGGCCATGGCTGCGACCACCACCGTGGTTCAGGTGCGCCGGCGCGCAGAACTCGGCGAAATCGACCCCGAGCAGGTGATCACGCCCGGGATTTTCGTCCAGCGCGTCGTCGAGCACGCAACGGCTGCGTGAGGGGAGGAAGCCATGGAACAACGACGCTCACGCACCGAAATCGCGGCTCGGGTCGCCGCGGACATTCCTGACGGCGCCTATGTCAACCTGGGGATCGGCATGCCCGTCCTCGTGCTCGACCAGATCGGTCCAGAGCGCACCGTGTTCGTTCACAGCGAAAACGGCGTGCTCGGCATGCGCGCCCTGCGCCCGGACGAGCCCGTGGACCCGGAGCTGACCAATGCCTCCAAGCGTCCGGTCGGCATCCTGCCAGGGGCGGCTTTCTTCCACCACGCGGATTCCTTCGCGATGATGCGGGGCGGGCACCTCGATTATTGCGTGCTCGGCGGCTACGAGGTCGCCGCGAACGGAGACCTCGCCAACTGGTCCCTGGGGGACACCGGCGTCGCCGCGGCCGTCGGCGGCGCCATGGACCTCGCCGTGGGGGCGAAGCGCGTCTTCGTCATGATGGAACATGAAACGCGCGACGGGCGACCGCGCCTCGTGGCGCAGCTCAGCCTGCCCGTCACCGGCCTTGGGGCCGTGAGCCGCATCTACACTGATCTCGCCACCATCGACCTGGACCGCGAGGGCTTCCTCGTACGCGACATGGTCGCGGGCCTCTCCCTGGACGAACTGCAGGCGCGCACCGGCGCGCCCTTGCGCTTCGCCTGAGGCGCGGAAGGCCGGATCGATGGACTTCGACGATTCCCCAGCCGAAAGCACCTTCCGCGAGGAGGTCCGTGCGTTCCTGAAGGGTCACCTGCCCGCCGACCTCTCGGGCAAGGTGCTGGGCCATCGCCGCCTGCACAAGGAGGATTTCCTGCGCTGGCAGGCGATCCTGCTGAAGCGCGGCTGGGTCGCCCCGGCCTGGCCGAAGGAACACGGCGGCACGGGGTGGTCGGCCATTGAACGCGGCATCTTCGACGAGGAATGCGCATTGGCGGGAGCGCCGGAGCTTCCGGCCTTCGGCGTGCGCATGATCGGCCCGGTGCTCATCGCGTTCGGGACCGAGGCGCAGAAGCAGCACTTACTGCCGCGTATTCTCGATGGCTCAGACTGGTGGTGCCAAGGCTATTCCGAGCCCGGTGCCGGCTCGGACCTCGCGGCTTTGTCCACCCGCGCGGAGATCGACGGGGCTGACTTCGTCGTCAACGGCCAGAAGATCTGGACCACCTATGCGCACTACGCGAACATGATGTTCGCACTGGTGCGCACGGCCTCCACCGGGAAAAAGCAGGAGGGTATCTCCTTCCTGCTGGTGGATATGACGACGCCGGGCATCACCGTGCGCCCCATCATCACCCTGGATGGCGAGCACGAGATCAACGAAGTCTTCTTCGACAATGTGCGTGTGCCCCGCGCTAACCTGGTGGGCGAGCTGAACCAGGGCTGGACCTGCGCCAAGTATCTGCTTGGACACGAGCGCTTCGGCGCCGCGCGGGTGGGGCGCGCCAAGCGAGAGGTGGCCTTCCTGCGCCGCATCGCCACCGAGCGGATCGTGGACGGTATTCCCCTCGCCGAGTCCCCCGCCTTCGCCGAGAAGCTCGCGCGGCTCGAGATTGATCTGATGGCGCTCGAATGCACCAGCCTGCGCATGAGCGTGGCTGCGACGGAAGGCGCAATCGACGGTACCGAGGCTTCGCTCCTGAAGCTGCTTGGCGCCCGCGTGGCACAGGCCGCTTCCGCCCTCGCCCTCGACGTGGCCGGTCCCTATGCGCTGCCCTACCGACCCGCGGATTTCGAGCTCAACTCGGACCTGGAGCCGGTGGGCCCGGACTATTCCGGCCCTCTGGCGGCTTATTACATGAACCTACGCAAGATCACGATCTATGGCGGCACAGACGAGGTCCAGCACAACATCATCGCCAAAGCGCGGCTCGGGCTGTGAGGACGACGCCTTGCAGCTTCAACTGAGCGAGGAGCAGCGCCTGCTCGCGGACACCACCCGGCGCCTGCTGGACCGGCACCACCATGTCAGCCGGCGCGAGATGGGGATCGCCGGGAGCGACGCGGGACTCTGGACCACCTTCGCCGAGGCCGGCCTGCTTAGCCTGCTCGTGCCGGAGGCACAGGGCGGCCTCGGAGCTGGCGGCGTCGAGACCCATATCGTGATGGAGGAGATGGGTCGGGCTCTGGTGGCTGTGCCCTATCCCGAAGCCGCGGTGATGGCCACATGCCTGATCGCGGATCTTGCAAGCCCAGCCCAGCGGGACACATGGCTGCCGGCCATGGCCGAAGGACACCTTCTCCTCGTTCCGGCGCTGGCCGAGCCGCAGACTGGCTATGGCCTTTCCACGCCTGGCACCGTCGCCACCCGGCATGCGGACGGATTCGTCCTGAACGGCCACAAGAGTGTCGTCGTCGCAGGCGATGCGGCAGACGGTCTCCTCGTCTCCGCTCGCGCCGAAGAGGCCGTCTGCCTCTTCCATGTGCCGCGAGACGCACCCGGTGTCCGGACGCTGGCCTA
This genomic interval from Aquabacter sp. L1I39 contains the following:
- a CDS encoding acyl-CoA dehydrogenase family protein, with protein sequence MDFDDSPAESTFREEVRAFLKGHLPADLSGKVLGHRRLHKEDFLRWQAILLKRGWVAPAWPKEHGGTGWSAIERGIFDEECALAGAPELPAFGVRMIGPVLIAFGTEAQKQHLLPRILDGSDWWCQGYSEPGAGSDLAALSTRAEIDGADFVVNGQKIWTTYAHYANMMFALVRTASTGKKQEGISFLLVDMTTPGITVRPIITLDGEHEINEVFFDNVRVPRANLVGELNQGWTCAKYLLGHERFGAARVGRAKREVAFLRRIATERIVDGIPLAESPAFAEKLARLEIDLMALECTSLRMSVAATEGAIDGTEASLLKLLGARVAQAASALALDVAGPYALPYRPADFELNSDLEPVGPDYSGPLAAYYMNLRKITIYGGTDEVQHNIIAKARLGL
- a CDS encoding acyl-CoA dehydrogenase family protein, encoding MQLQLSEEQRLLADTTRRLLDRHHHVSRREMGIAGSDAGLWTTFAEAGLLSLLVPEAQGGLGAGGVETHIVMEEMGRALVAVPYPEAAVMATCLIADLASPAQRDTWLPAMAEGHLLLVPALAEPQTGYGLSTPGTVATRHADGFVLNGHKSVVVAGDAADGLLVSARAEEAVCLFHVPRDAPGVRTLAYPTIHGGTAAEITFEGVRVGEDASVGVPGAAGPAIAAAADRGAAALCAESVGIMTALFEAVLAYVKQRRQFGATVGSFQAVQHQLVDALLLLEEARSLAWLASSSLHLPPQQRGLRVSAAKHKADVASRHIAEKAVQLHGGIGMTDELPIGRYMRRLIAIQHTLGDADFHLRRFAASGAAA
- a CDS encoding tripartite tricarboxylate transporter substrate binding protein, with the translated sequence MRISRRELSLFLGSAIGGAAAGLHVLPSFAAEDYPARPVAIVVSFAPGGMTDTVARLLGTDLAKALGQPFVVENRAGAAGQVGTEYVARKPPDGYTLLVSATGHVIGPAVQKVNYDPVSDFAVLAILARAPNLLLVHKSVPVSTVPEFLAWMKAEGEVPYASAGAGGSTHLAGELLRTMSGGGLVHVPYKGAAPAINDLAAGHVKMAFQDSMSVAAFIASGDVKPIAVTTLDRSPLFPDLPTLNESGFPGFDLYTWLGFYAPKGTPSDIVQLLNREANRITHQPSTLEWLHKMNCEPAPAFDPQEAAAFVADEVKKWAGVVKTSGVKVQ
- a CDS encoding thiolase; the protein is MSAASRRGAIAILGVGQAGCGDAGGRSEQEIVADAAAQAIRSSGLAKSDIDGIMTASLTSPWWVMRMAEYLGIRPKFSDNTMHGGSSFIAHLHMAALALEARECNAILVCYGATPRSAPSSSRVNAMRAELDPQLYEHPYKPFNPVSSYALAAARHMHQYGTTREQLADVAVAARKWAQLNPEAFARGPLTVEDVLAAPMISDPLTVRDCCLVTDGAGAYVVMRSEDARVIHPKPIYVLGTGVAHWHRQISSMEDLTVTPAAQSGPTAFARAGLKPSDIDIVELYDAFTINPILFLEDLGFCRKGEGGAFVSGGRLAPGGDLPVNTNGGGLSFTHPGMYSIFLVVEAVRQLRQEAGARQVAKADTALVHGNGGVLSAQATAILASSL
- a CDS encoding 3-oxoacid CoA-transferase subunit B, which translates into the protein MEQRRSRTEIAARVAADIPDGAYVNLGIGMPVLVLDQIGPERTVFVHSENGVLGMRALRPDEPVDPELTNASKRPVGILPGAAFFHHADSFAMMRGGHLDYCVLGGYEVAANGDLANWSLGDTGVAAAVGGAMDLAVGAKRVFVMMEHETRDGRPRLVAQLSLPVTGLGAVSRIYTDLATIDLDREGFLVRDMVAGLSLDELQARTGAPLRFA
- a CDS encoding Zn-ribbon domain-containing OB-fold protein — protein: MAEQRDTSDAAPPLCASAADKTYLAHLATGAFHIQRCDDCGKGVFYPRAICPHCGGQSLSWFRPSGAGTVYSTTTVRGRDRMYNVCLVDLDEGPRLMSRVVGMDSLDVKIGLRVTAKVIETDDGTPLLVFERMPT
- a CDS encoding 3-oxoacid CoA-transferase subunit A, which codes for MDKFCASLDAAVADIPDGATLLVSGFGTAGQPIDLLEAVARQGARDLTVVCNNSGSGENGLALLIKLGRVRKLVASYPRGPESQVFEDMFRKGEIAFECVPQGTLAERLRAAGAGLGGFLTPTSYGTALADGKETRVIDGKGYVFELPLKGDFALVRADTADPWGNLIFRKTGRNFGPLMAMAATTTVVQVRRRAELGEIDPEQVITPGIFVQRVVEHATAA